The DNA segment GAAATACCCATCACCAATATGAAACATCAggatatttgaaaggacaaatcatctgacagttacttgatgttttcttagaataagtctgaatcatttccatggaagtcacgaaaatataaatgccatatatctgtaaactgCAAAATgaaccacttcaagatctgtctcatatatctgccaagatctactgaaagatatgaaatgttttttctggaaacgaagcctatccctccagtTTGACTCCTTGGGacaaagtcagaattgtttcattgCAAACCTGAAAAAATATAAGAGCCAAAagattgtaaatagaaaaagtcaccactttgtggtctgatattaggaacttttggagatgtgctctggaaacgaaacacacctctcactaatgagacaaagtctgaatcatttcggtggaaaccgagaaactaagaaatcacaaaaatctgtaactagcaaaaggcccCATTctagcttctgattggtatatgtgccaagttttgcagaaaaataaagaacagattttgagttatgatccggaaatgaagcccatccttccattttgagactaagtcagaaccatggaaactgagaaaataataaatcacaaaaacctgtaaatagcaaaatgcacaACTATCGGTTGAGATTATTACATTGTATATCTATTAAGTTtgatctaaaaatattgaacagtttctgagttatgctccggaaacaaaatgatgatggacggacagacgaggtattgactatatccccccgcattattTGGAGGGGGGATAAAAAGGGTAATACATTGTATCCCACCACCAGGAAAAATAGAACATGATCGTGAAGTCGAAAGCTCATTCAGCTACAGAATCACAActctgcccactggtgagaactgtatGGCCAAACCGAGATCGCACCCTTGAATGTTTGTCCAGTTGGTAGTGTAGGATGAACGTGCTCAGGTGGCTCCAAATAGTCActgagcagatctcctcaatgggtaGTGCCGCCGCATAAGCCTGTGATGTAGCCACTGCCCTAACCGAATGAGCTCTTAACCCATTAGGTATGGTTAACCCTTTAAGAGTATAAGCCATACATATGGCATGGACAAGCCACCTAGAAATTGTCTGCTTGTTTGCCGGAAGACCAGCTCTCCCTCCTCCATAACAGCAGAACAGCTGTTTATCATTTCTCATATCAGCCGTTTGTTTGATATGACGCTTGAGAGTCTTACGTACATCTAACACGTGAGCATGTTGAAGAGAGGTACCGGACAAGGGAGGCTGCTGAAGTGTAGGTAACGTGATAAAAAGAGGGTGCTGCCCTAAGAGAGCACTGGCAACAGGAGTATGGAAGGCAGAGATAGCTATGGAGTAGCCTCGTGGAGTAGTAGAACTCCAACACTTCAACCAAAgttgaagaaaagggatcaagaACCCCTCTGCCGACACAacagcgcgcataacaggcccatctaccCTCATAATGAACGTTTGTCGAATCCCTCCgcaaagccagaattgtgtttgCAATGGGTGCAGGAATTCTGCTCACTTGGAGCGATTCCTGACAGTgaccacccactgaatcctgggattcgggTGCAGAACGCCATTCTGGTATGGTTGAGCCAGTCCAAAGGGAGTACAGGAGGCagagccagaaacctgagaagTACCAGAAATCAGCTTTGAGACAACCAAAGAGGTGCAAGGAGCACAAGCAGTTgagctggttgggtggcaagctgcaAGAGGACCCTGGGAATCAGTGGTAGAGGTGGGAACACCCACAATACCCTGCTCGTCCAATCGAGTTGGAAAGCTTCCAGGGTGATGATCAGGATCCGGTATCTGATGACTCACAGACGAGGCAATGAACCCCGGACTTTGGCAGTGCACCAACTGCTTGAATCAGGGTCAACATGGGTTCCGAAGGACTTACTATTGGGATGCTGGGGGCCGACTTCCTTTTCCTCTGAAAAGGCTGCTGGGGCGGCACAGCCTCACCCTTGCCCCTGCCTTTACCCTTGCCCTTGCACATCTGCAATGGTTGCAACCACTTGGCAGACTCCTTGGTTGAAGCTGAAGGACACGCTGAGGCAAGGATCGAGGGCCGCATGCGAGATGTGTGAAGCTGCTCCAGTAAAGGCTTAGAATCCTTAAATGTGGAGACAGCTTCAAAAGGCAGATCAAACATGGACCTGGTACCTGACAGGAATGGATTAACAACTTTGGCCAGAATGGAAGGTAAGATACGGAGCCGAGTATCCGCCAACTTGGCCTGAGCGAACGCTTCACCCGCAAGCCTAAACTCTGCGGGGTCCGTCGACGCCGAGCTGGCGACAACCTGGGGCAGGACAGTAGTGATATGCTCCTGAACCTGTCTCAGTGAAGCACCAAGCGAGACAGATGACTTGCTCGGCCCACCCCGACCCTCCTCTATGGTCTTTTCAACTTGATCCCCAGCAGCGACATCTCCGTGTCAAGAGACAGCTCTGGGGAATCATCGGTCAAGGGCAGAGCCGAGCGGGCCGATGCCACAGACCCGACGCCTGACATATTGTCAGAGTGGCGGATAACCGGCAACCCTGCGCCTCCCTGGGTGTTGACACTGACCGACCCGGCAAAGCCTGCGCCGACAGTGGCACTGTGAGCATGTGTGCCTTGTCTTTAAGGCATGGGGAGAAAATGCTTGACATATTTCGCAGCCCTGCTTTTCATGAGCATCTTCTGCCAAACATCTTTGGCATGTTAGATGCCTACCCTGAGGTAGCAGCATAGTGCTACATGTAGCGCACCCTTTGAACTGGAAAAAACACAGCCGCCCTATGACTAGTAGCAAGGCCCGTTTTAACCTATATCCTGCACACAAAtattcaacagaaacaacagtaTGCAGTATTTAACTGTTAAATAATTAAAGCTAGTACTCCTAACAAGGAACAAATAGCAACTAAACATGCGCAAAGTAGAGTAATTTGTAAAGGATATGTAAGTAACCACAGTACTGAACAAAACACTTACCAACACCTCACTGCAAAACATGAGATAATAACGTAAGTATGTACTAATATTGAAATATAATCCCATAGTGCCCTCTATCTATGCTCACAAAGCTGGAAAAAGTTATTGTGAGGACCACCAACCGCCATGTTACCAGCCACATGGCTGGAAACAGTGGACACCACACGTTACAACATATCATGAATGAAAAGAGTGATATATAGATTCCTAATAGAGCCCGTGCTTTAAAAGAGGAACCAAGCATACAGAATTAGATGCTTTCTCACTCATTTTCTCTATCTCAAGGTCGTAAGCTTCTATTATGAAGACTGTGGGATGGACAACTGTATATGACaatgacagcatgaaaagtgaggtacaaGGTAGTTGatgagagttacctgctcttggctgtggGGGGGCCCCAGGagggggccctgtaggggtggtctcacaagacaaaaacgagatTTTTtgctttgtaaaatatttatggaaatattgttacaactgccgtaggcattttaaaatggacGTTTCAATGCCATATGTGTACCCCAAGCacgacttcttctgaaaaagaacaaaaaactAAGAACATTAAAGATCACATGATGTCTTAGTAGACCCTACCTGAGCCTTATTGACGAGGACTTCACTTTCCAGCAGTTTGTCTTTCAACTTGCTGGCACATTGCTGTGCCTCCTCAAGGGACCGCAGTGCCTGGCTCCAGTTCTCACTCCGCTGGTACATCCCCGCCAGGGAGAACTGACAGCGATACACATCTCTCTGCAGACGGTACTTCCTGGAGAAACAATACACATTCCAGTGGAAACAAGTGAAACTAACAGTTTCTAAAGTGTTAAAAGTTTTACTACTTTATAAAATGATACCTGGGAGTTAACAACTAAATAGAGGTTTGTTTTACTTATGCATAATTGGTTTCCAGAATTGGATACTGTTAAAATTGAattcacacatatctacaaaacAGAACAAGATTTTTCTCATAATGATGACAATGTTTATTGTCAATTTTGGATGATACAAATTTACGAATATCAATACCAAATTAGTAATGCCAAACTTGGACAATAAATAGACCAGAAATTCAATTTGAAACATCAATGGACCAAAGTTCATATTAAGTACTAAGTTGTCAACATGCAATTTTTACAGGATTTTATCTTACCTAAACGCATGCAGAATAGAAAGTTTAATTCTAGCCCTTACGTAGACACATTAGATTATGATATTTTTAAGCTGATGCATcgaaaataaatgttacaatcaATAACATTCCAATAAACCTCAGACAGATTCTACATAGGGTATGATCATAACACTCACTGAGCAATTGTGATGGCTTTCTTCATATACTCAGCACTCTGTCTAACATCGTCCCGGCCATCATAAACCAGGCCTGCAAAAACAACCTTCAAGTAAAGTTCTTCAACGCAAACAGGCATGTCACACAGTttttctttaaacaacaacaacaacagcaacaaaaacaacGACAAAAAAAGCCCTATCCCAACATTTTTTCTTATATAAATGTCACCACCATGATGATGCAAAGGATAGTCTTTTCCTCTTTTGGCCTAATTTCTGCCTTTAGGGAATTCATACTTGTATCATGATTATGTGTTTTATTGCATCAACTGATGTTTGACAATACAGATAGTGTTTCCTCTTGGCACTTTTACTAGTTTCGCAGGCCCAACTATCCTGCCCTTTTTACTTCGAGCCCTGCCCTTTTGAATTTTATTTGGCGCCAAATTTGAAACACTCAGctgataatacaaacaaatgataaagaCCCTCAAAAACAGAGAGGACATGCAGGGCATTGTCTGACATGTTTctcaataaacatgataaacattttACATTACTATGTTTGAAGCAGTAAAATTAGAAGCTGGTTTTGTTTACTTACCGAGGTTGAGGTAGAGTCTGGCCTTCATTTCCATCAATTCTTCATTCTTTACAGAATTCTTCAACCTGTCACAAACTTCAAGTGACTTCTGAAATGCAGTTTCAGCATTTTTTGATGCATCAACTGCACCATGCCCCTTAGATGTCTCGGACTGAAAGAGGTAAGTCCGGCCAATGGTGGCCCATGCTCGTTGCTCCTCAATCACACTGTCACATGACTTGGCCAGGGAGAGATGACGCTCTTGAAGTTTGAGTGCCTTTGGATACTGTTCAAGAGCACAGTAACACTCACCTATCTTACGACATGCAACAGCCTCGCCAATGGTATCTTGTAGAGCTTCACTGATTGCCCTCTCAGCTTCATGCTCCTTGATAGCTTCCTCAAACCTTTCTGGAAAGTAAGAAAACAAGGTATAGCAATTGTTTTGTTCAGCACTGTACATGGTCTGTTTTCTCAAAACTATTTACAACATTCTTTTTCCCCCTTCACTAACTTTTAATGTAACAATGTATAATCAGGTTTAAGTGACTGAATTTCAAGCATAGCACTGTGTGCTTTAGTTTTGCATGTAACAAGTACATATCCAATCTGAGTGATAATCAGTTTTCTTCAAATGGTTTGGTTGTTGGGATTCTGATTATTAAAGTACCATTAGTCAATTGTTCACAGGACCATAAGCAGGAAACATGATAATCAATAAAGCATAATTTTCTCAATGACTGTTACGCAGGGCTTGGGACAGACAACTTAATTAATAAGATGGTCAATGActtctttttttctgtttcatcgATATGATTTGTCAACCAACAGCAAAGTCATTGCCCATTAtttacctgcctgtctgctaagaAAGATTTCAGTATTAATGGGTCAAGCAACCCGTTACTCTTAACAACAATGGAATGCAAATGGTTTAAGAAATATAGTCGCTAGACTCCATTTGAAAGACACAATGCTTCTTTGGCATGTTTTTTCAATACATGTGTAACATGTGTAATAATATTCTCCTTTAATAATTTCATCATACAAACCATATTTTGACAGTAGTTCTCCAATACAATTATGTATCTGTGAAACTTCTCTCAAATTGTCTTTCTTCTCAGCTTTCCTTTTCTCtctttttaattctgaaatCAGAAAAGACAATGATTTAgttatcatcatgatcatggttatcgtgactttagttttacgctgtactcagcaatattccagttatatggcggccgtctgtaaataatcaagtctggaccagataatccagtgattaacaacatgagcatcgatctgcgcaattgggaaccgatgtcagcaaccaagtcagcaagcctgaccatccgatcccgttagtcgcctcttacatcaTGGTTATCATCAGTGATCATGACAAATTGAACTATCAACTCATCATTCTCATTTGCTAGAAAATCAAAAAAGAAGGTTGAAATAAATGTTCAATAATATGTCCAATACTCACTGGTGTCGATTGATGTTATAGATATCATCAGCCGCATGTACAGTTTAAGATTTCCCTCACGTGTTATCACTATTTAGGATAGTACTCCCAAGATGATATTTCATGATACTTAAAGATGAAAAAGTCGAAAATACACTGAGATTAAGATACCATTCGAAATAGTAATAACACGTGATGGAAATGCCTTCATATCTAGACCACCAATCGACACAAGTGAGTACAGGGCAAATTATTGAACAGTTACACTCATTTCAACCTTTGGGAGTACATAAAAGTAAAAGTCAATGTCCAATAAGGATCACTACTTTAGACTAATGCAATCAACGTTAAAATTGAAAGAGTATCCTTGTCAAAAGACATTCTCAGATTCAGTCGTAAGTGCGCGAAAACTGGACAGTTTTTATTTAGACAGTAAACCGACGGCATGACAGCCACCTGTTTACTAACTTTCTAGCTCTCTTTCATCTTCGGGATCCATCTTCTTCCAAAATTTACTTGCCAAATTAATACATCAAGTATCGGCATTGCCTGGTGGGCGATAGGTGGCACTGTCTCCTTCGAGATAAACTTTCCGCCATTTTAATTTTCCCGGCGATTTACTCTGCTCATGCGCATTTTCTTTAGAGTTATCTACCTTGCATTGGCAAGCGGTCTTTATAAGAAGAATGCTGTGAGCAACAAATCGTCTCCATAGTAATATTTGAGCCCTTAGTCAATGGCACGAAGTGTCAGGAAAGGCTTTGGGCAGAAAAGCGTTGGCTTGTGCTTCGCAATTTCACAAACGAAGCAAGTGACAGGAATGTAGTGCAGTTTTAGAATGGGTCACCATTTTACTGAACAAAACCTAagttgaagaatatttcaggtTCACTGTTTGTTTTATATGAGACTGGTCGATAAGTTGAACAAGAGCAGCCAGTGTAGATGTGCAGCAGATTGTATGACATCTTGCATATTTGTAACATTCAAGCAGATTATTTTTGATCAGTAACAGAGCATTGGTGACACTTACACAGTCAAAGCAAAGATGTCGAAAAGTAACTTACTCTTCCAAGTTAAAAGGGACATTGTTAGGACTATCTCATCGATTGTGTGCAAGTCATATGGGCCACATTGTCAGCAGACCCTACTGTGTACATCAACCGGCATGGTCATAGTTACATCAGATGGAATGTGCATACTTCACAGTCTCCATCTGTGTCACCCTGTCGCTATAGTGGTGGTGAAAGCCATCCAGAAACACCACCTCATGACTCGTGACGGAACAAAAACATTCTCTCTATATCTATCACAAGCAGTAACATATCTGGATAAAACACTTAACTGCTCCTTATCTACCAATTACGTTGGGACATCGGTTGATCAGCTCTGTTACACAACTGCACTGCATCTAATGAGAATTGAATGTGATGTTTTACCCCGAATTTGGAGAGAATTATCCCAGAATTGTATTGTTAAGCATGATGAAGGTAAATTGCCAGTGATCAAATTAAGATCAGTTATAAACACATGCATGTCAAGCCATTTGACAAAACATAAAAGACATGTTCTATTAGAGTTAGTTTTAAGCTCTTTAGGGTTAAGTGAATCTGGTATGTCCACAGACATTTCTGAAGGTGTTGTTAAAAGACAGGTGACATTTATGATTGACAACTTTGACTTCCTCCACTTCAAACTTCCCAAACAACTATATGAATCATCATCGTTTCTACCAGGATTTCTGCTCAGGCAAGACTTTTTAGTGAAACACCCCAAGCTTGGTGAGGGTAGAGATATCAAGTTTCTGATGTTGTCTTGCTCTGTGGAAGGAAATTCACATGAAGACTCTGATGAAGTAGTTTTTCTGAAAGACAAGGAAGCAACATACACTGCTCTTTCGTACAGAGTAACCAGGGCAACCAAATACTTGACTGATCTCAAAGAGAAGGACGTGTCTTTGATACTCTGTTCAGAGACTGTTCCCCAGTTTGTAAGATATCTGTGCAGGGATTTGGGTATTAGTGTCATCAGCTGTGTCGAACAGGAGGATATTCAGTTCATTGAAAGGATCACAGGAATGCAGGCTGCCACCTGTATCTCTTGTCCAGTTGACAGCATGCAGACCGGACAGCTGTCTCATTGTGACAGGATTGTGTTAGGAACCCAACGAGTTGTTCATCTACAGTTCGCAAAGACTGAGAGTTTCATGATGCCAGGAACAATTGTCATAGCAGCACCAACTGATGGGCTTGTGGATCAGTTCAGGACTGCTGTGTATAAGTCATACAAGGCAGTTCAAATGTGCTTTGCTTTTCATGTGACTTGCAATACAGATGATTCCTTAAGCAAGATTAATTGTCCAGAAAGGACTGAAGATCTCACCACATCTTCAGTCAGTGGAGAGTTTTGTGTTATCGGAGGAGGTGGGTTCTTTGAGCTCAGGACAGCAGGCATGCTGAAGAATCTATCCAATAATTTCACAGATGACAAGATAGGCCATGGATGTCGAGTCCTTCATGATTGCCTGCTGTCTGTTCCGCGACACCTTCACAGACAGTTATCACAAGATCGTGGTACCGAAGGCAGAGACTATCTGGAGAAGCTTCAGATGTTATGGGCAACAATGGAAGAGGGAGGGGTTGCTGCTCTGGACAGGAAGGGGAGGATCTGTAACCCTGTAGACGCTGGTATACTGGAACCTCTTGCCTCCAAaattttgaccttgacctctgtGGTGCAGCTTCTGCAGCAGCTGCTGAGGATCGATGCTGTTGTAAGTGTCCAGAAACTGGAAGCAGTTGAGATGTATTCTGATGATGGTATATAGACTTGACAGAATGCTGGGACAATACAGACTCATCTATGGCTGCCGACTACAAGTGTATAATGACTCATTATTATTTAGATTATTCAGTTCTAGTGCTTATGGTTTCATCAAACacataaatgtttaaaatatgcTCCACTTAGACTCTCCTTCCACATTACTTTAACATTCTCCAAAGCAGTGTATTAGAACAAATTCACTTTTGTTGGGGCTTTTGGTGTTGAAGGTACCATAACAAATTTGATTCCATGGGTGCAGTGCTTCATGAAAGCCCCACTTGTGCTGAAAgtcatgctcactcactcactccaaactgTTGTTTACATTAGACATCCAGAAGATTATCTTGTTCGGCAGTTCTTGACCAATTCTGGTTATGAGTGGACAAGTCCtgcttgtatatattttgtgatgagATAAAAGAGAAAACATTTTTTGCATTTTCATGTTCTCTTTTGAATGGGTTTGTACtattgcagtgagtgagttaatatttaatgtcacatcagcaatattgctgccATATTGTGACTGTGCTGTTATACATATTATATCACAAAGGTTCACTGAAACACAcactacagcattaactgatGATGCCtggtgtatatgtatatggatttaCTGTTGCACTAAACCCCAAACAGTGATGCATTGTTGCATGCCAATCTTATGATAACAGAAGGTTGGTTCCCTGGATTAACATCCTACATTTCGGCATTATGTGGTCTCTGGTTAATGTACACCATACATGAATTTATCAGTATCATTCTTTCAGAAAGACTTCCACGTGTATCC comes from the Haliotis asinina isolate JCU_RB_2024 chromosome 12, JCU_Hal_asi_v2, whole genome shotgun sequence genome and includes:
- the LOC137258197 gene encoding Bardet-Biedl syndrome 10 protein homolog, with the protein product MSKSNLLFQVKRDIVRTISSIVCKSYGPHCQQTLLCTSTGMVIVTSDGMCILHSLHLCHPVAIVVVKAIQKHHLMTRDGTKTFSLYLSQAVTYLDKTLNCSLSTNYVGTSVDQLCYTTALHLMRIECDVLPRIWRELSQNCIVKHDEGKLPVIKLRSVINTCMSSHLTKHKRHVLLELVLSSLGLSESGMSTDISEGVVKRQVTFMIDNFDFLHFKLPKQLYESSSFLPGFLLRQDFLVKHPKLGEGRDIKFLMLSCSVEGNSHEDSDEVVFLKDKEATYTALSYRVTRATKYLTDLKEKDVSLILCSETVPQFVRYLCRDLGISVISCVEQEDIQFIERITGMQAATCISCPVDSMQTGQLSHCDRIVLGTQRVVHLQFAKTESFMMPGTIVIAAPTDGLVDQFRTAVYKSYKAVQMCFAFHVTCNTDDSLSKINCPERTEDLTTSSVSGEFCVIGGGGFFELRTAGMLKNLSNNFTDDKIGHGCRVLHDCLLSVPRHLHRQLSQDRGTEGRDYLEKLQMLWATMEEGGVAALDRKGRICNPVDAGILEPLASKILTLTSVVQLLQQLLRIDAVVSVQKLEAVEMYSDDGI